One Syngnathus acus chromosome 13, fSynAcu1.2, whole genome shotgun sequence genomic window carries:
- the LOC119133012 gene encoding transmembrane protein 25, with protein MDNVCKRMWSSGSQAVVFLHTLALSWTGAVEPAPKIDGHRQTVMTLGENMVHNFHCHSDGWHTPTLLTWYLNGERQRSHSPKGGQRKTAQKDSEVTRLRAIHNSTFSLRARKWDRELVCVAMNPKSGESYNATVTLNVQFQPEIVRLSAHSSETSDPGLLLSLFALVQSNPPATFTLADQSGLLVANISDIIILDSHGYPWMTNHTLRVTLSSLTGNISLNASNSVGTTQSNLSLAEFLQSRVEVPMLGIVAGGSMAFMALLILSLIVLCLMQKPTIKSIDEPVEILMTTKSDSVTLKADRTYIPRENMSLPSNMQLNDLSTLKRAREITQQFSGGDKRTDEEDEDLSLAYAARGFARYPMVGYIYKANSTSSEEIWL; from the exons ATGGATAATGTGTGCAAGAGAATGTGGTCGTCAGGCTCCCAGGCCGTGGTGTTCCTTCACACGCTGGCCTTATCCTGGACAG GTGCTGTTGAACCCGCCCCTAAAATTGACGGACATCGTCAGACAGTGATGACGCTAGGAGAAAATATGGTTCACAACTTCCACTGTCATTCAGATGGTTGGCACACACCAACTTTGTTGACCTGGTACCTGAACGGTGAGCGGCAAAGGTCGCACTCTCCTAAAGGAGGTCAGAGGAAGACAGCCCAAAAAGACTCTGAGGTCACAAGACTGAGAGCCATTCACAATAGCACATTCTCCCTGCGGGCCAGGAAGTGGGACAGAGAGCTGGTGTGTGTGGCAATGAACCCCAAATCAGGGGAAAGTTACAATGCCACAGTCACACTCAATGTCCAAT TTCAGCCTGAGATCGTCAGGCTGAGCGCACACTCCAGTGAAACCTCAGATCCCGGTCTTCTGTTAAGCCTCTTTGCGCTGGTCCAGTCCAACCCGCCAGCCACGTTCACCTTGGCGGATCAGTCCGGTCTACTGGTGGCTAACATTTCAGACATCATCATCCTCGACTCGCACGGCTACCCTTGGATGACCAATCACACACTGAGGGTCACTCTCAGTAGCCTAACAGGAAATATCTCGCTGAATGCTAGCAACAGTGTGGGCACAACGCAAAGCAACCTCTCGCTGGCAG AGTTCCTGCAGTCTCGTGTGGAAGTGCCAATGTTGGGAATTGTAGCTGGAGGGTCCATGGCCTTCATGGCTCTTCTCATCCTCAGCCTGATAGTCCTTTGCCTCATGCAAAAACCAACAATTAAGTCCATTG ACGAGCCAGTGGAGATTCTgatgacaacaaaaag TGACTCAGTCACCCTGAAAGCAGACAGAACTTACATCCCCAGAGAGAACATGTCTCTTCCTTCCAATATGCAGCTCAATGACCTCAGTACTTTGAAAAGGG CACGCGAGATCACCCAGCAATTCAGTGGGGGAGACAAGAGGACagatgaggaggatgaagatcTGTCTTTAGCCTATGCTGCCAGAG